Part of the Virgibacillus necropolis genome, TGATTAATATTTACTATTCTTTAATCAAAGCTAAGGACGCCACCCCGTCGAGTAACGCCGTCGTGAAGGAACATGCGCGCTTAATATCCCTTCCTCACCAATACCGTACGGTCGCCACTTAAAATCAGTACTCGGCTTTCTTAATCGATGTCTTACGGTTACCATCGCCATAAATATGATTCTTCGCTTCAATAGAGTTAATCGTCTTCATCGTGTGCGGCACTTCGAATTTCCATCCGATTTTTAGCATTGAATACTCGTCAAGCCACAACGGATATTCTAGCCACCATATATAATCGTCTATTAACTTGCGCTTTCTTGGCTTCGGATTAATTAAGTCCTGGCGCTCCCTCTGTTGCCGTTTCTGTATAGACTTTTTCGCGGTGTGGCAATCGTCGCAACAAGTTTTCTTCGTATTACGTAGGCTATCGTCACGCCAATAATACTGACAGTAGGCGCAACGTTTGATCCGGTTGTCTGTTGCGTCGTGTATTTCACCGTCTAGCAGGCGTTGAAGTATCGGTATCGCGTCGGCCTGCGATTGTATAAATTGCTTGGCGAATTGGATCGCGCCTTCGCCCGGCTCCCTGCCTAAGTCTATCGATGATTCCCAATATTCCGTTATCTCTTTTCGCTCTTCTACTGTTTGCATGTACATTTCCCCCTTGGTTGTTTGTATCGGTTGTTTTAAAAAGTACTGGTTTTCGGTACTAATAACTTATTTATATAGAGATACCATGTAAGCAACACCATGCACGACTAACCGGTAACATACGCCTTCCAACGGTTATCGAACTCGTATTGTTTAACATACTTACGTACCTCCTTCACGTCACATAACATTAACGCAACTTCGATAATAGATTGATTAGAAGTAACTTGGACGGCCTTCTCACCTTCTGCCGGCTTTTCGAACGCTAACTTGTACTTATTCGGCTTATAACGTACCTGGCCGATTTCAAAACTGCGTGCCTTATCTAACTCGCCTTTACGGTGATACGTGATAAATCCACTTTCCACCAACTTCTTTATGGCGTTCTGCACCGTTTCCCTCGACGTTGTGCCTATCATCTTCATGGCAGTATTGACCGTTAGATAAAAGATATTGCCGTAACGCTTACTCGTAACTAACATCGCGTAGGCTAACTGCTTTTGCCGAAATGTTCCGCAGCTTAAAACGGCTAGGATTTCCGACTTGTAAATAGTTAACGCCTTGTCGCTCGACTTTAACGTAATGTCGTTATCGAATACGTATTTTACTAATCGCTCGGCCTCTTTTAACCAGTATTCCGGCGTACTTCCTTCGCTGAAATATTCGCGCGGCGTTGCGAGCATAATATCCATTATGACGCCGACCGTTTCGTCTTCTTCCCACCCTTGCGTATTTCCGAAGCAAGCTAACGTAAAGGTTGTTTTGTGACGCGTTCCGCTCGCCGTTAGTCGGCCGGTTTCAATAATTCGTCCGGCGTTCTGTAATGCCTTGGATAAATCGACGGCGTTAACGGTGATGTCCGTACTGGCTACGATTGTTTCAAACTCTGTTATTTGCTCGTCGGTTAATCCGAAGTCTGTATCGGTAATAGTTTCGGCTGGCATTGGCTCAACGCTTAACAGATAATCGTATGACGCGTCCTCGACTAACGGCTCTAGCGTTTCATTGTCGACGAACCAACAACGATTGTCAGTTTTTTGATGAACTCCTAGCGGTATCTTAACACCCTGCGACCACGACGGACGGAACTCGATTTGACCTTCCGGAAGTGAACCGACGCTAACTAATACGGATCGGTGAAACGCCTTTAGTTCCTCGACTTTAATTTGCTCCGTAAAGAAAAGATCGACGTGATAGCCTTTACCGCCCGAATAACTAACATGTATATCTTTTCGGCTGATTTCATATTCCGTTTCCAGTACGAGGACTAATTTTAACGCGATCCAACGTGATAAACCCTCGTTAGCGCAATCGACATCGAACGTTATAAACTTACTGAAATGCCCTCCGGCAAATACTCCGTAAGTTAGGTCGCCTTTTAAATGCGTGTTTATCATACTGTCGTTAAACTTTGTAACCTTGTTGTCCGGCGCGTATGATAACGTGATGTACTTTCCGTTTTGAAACTGTACAAGATATTTACTTCTCGTTTGAATGTACAACTCGTTAAACTTGCTAACAAGCTGCTTGGTTGGATTCTCCATACCTTAACGGCTCCTCTCTTTTCTATATTTAACTAACTCGACCTCTAACTCCTTACTGTTTTTAAAGACAAAAACTAGCTTACCTACTCGTTTATGTGACGGCTCGATATACACAAGCTGAAAATCCTTTGCAACCAGGTCATTAGCCACCCTTAAACTTAAAATACATTTATACTTTTCCATGTAACCTCTCCTTTTGGTTGTTTAAAAAGTACTGGTTTTCGGTACTAATAACTTATTTATATATAGGTAATCACTAGATTGATAGATTGCCGAAGGCTGTGTCTTGACCTTATTTGCGGTAACTCCTAACTCGCCGATTTGCCTGTCAATCCGTCGTATGCTTTCTTTACTACGTCGAATAACTGCGCGTCTCCACCGTGATCCGGGTGTAGTAGCTTCATTAACTGGCGATACCGATCTTTTGCCTCTTGTTTCGTTGCGTTGTCCGGTACACCTAATATTTTCGACGATGATACACCGCGACCGAATAAACTGCTCCAATCAAAATTGTTGCCGCCTCCGCCGGTGTTTCCTTGTTCCCGGCGATTTTTCAATTCCTCGTCTGCTTTTTGTTGTGATTCCTCAAAGTCCGCCTTCATAGATTCATAATCGTTATTTTCGTAATATGTTTCTAGTTCCTTCCAATTAAATTCCCAACCTAATATTTTAGCTGTTGAAACCACCACACCGACCAACCCTTTAATGTATTTTAACTTCTTGTCTGGCGTTAATTTAGCAATCATAATTTTGTGTTTAACTTCAATCTCCACATCTATCTCGGATAGGACTAGTAACTTCCGCTGTATCTCGTGCGATTCGCTGCCAATCGCTAATATTTCCGATATACTCGCGTCTCCTTCCTCTAATTCTGTAGCAAACTCCGGTATTAAATTATTTAACGCTGCCGTTACCTTGTTAATGTAGGCGGACTCATGTGGTACCTTCGTTGCTTGCTTCGGTTTCTTCGGCTGCTCTATTTGCGTCTCCGGGCGACGGCTTTCCTTCTGCCGCTCCGGTGCACCTTTAGCATGGCGCACCTTTTCGCGAATAACCTTCTTTGTGTCCGTCTTGGCGTCAATTAGAAACGGCTTTACGTCGAGTTCTTCCGGTAATGAAAGTAATTCCGTTAACTTGCTAACCGGTACATTTTCCGCACCTTCTACACCATTAAATCGCTTATATATTTGCATGTAACGTTGTGCTGTTCGTGGATTGTAGCCGACCGATTCGAGCCATTCCGTCCATTGTCCGTGCTGAATGTCGGTGTCCTTAACTTCCTTCAATATCCTACCTATTTGAAAGGTTGCGCCGGCTTCAATCTGCTGCCATTCCTTCAATTCTCTTCTAGCGTCATCAAGGTTTACCCGATCCGTTAACTTTTCCATTCCTTAACCCTCCGTTTAGTTTTATTTTGCGTCCACTAATCGCGCTACCTGCTCGATGTAATCCGCGCCAAACTCTGCGTACATCTTATCCAGGCAAGCACCGACTGCCAGCCTTATCAGTTTGTAGCTGAATAATAAATTTCTCCGGTATATTTATTCTCGATTAATTGAACATCATCCAATGCTATAATTTCGGTTGATACCCACCATGTATTGCTTTTCCGTCCTGTTTCTAATATTTCCGCCCATTTTTTATCAATTTTATTTTTTCGACTGTATGATTTCCAATATTGAAATGAATTTTTCTTTTTAACATGAATTCTTATTTCTGTTTTATCGACGATACTTCCGGTTAAACCCAACCCTTTTGGATTGGGTTCGTAGGCGGTCGTCAACCATACAACCGGTTTATAAAGTTCCTTATCCATCCGTAAATTACTTTCAGTTAGTTTTAAAAAACCAACCTTAATTATTTTTGGTAAATGAAAAGTACTTGTATAGTGATACAGTATTTTTTCCATTCCGCAACCTCTCCCATTCCGGCGTAATCGCCATTAAATTTAT contains:
- a CDS encoding DUF3102 domain-containing protein, coding for MEKLTDRVNLDDARRELKEWQQIEAGATFQIGRILKEVKDTDIQHGQWTEWLESVGYNPRTAQRYMQIYKRFNGVEGAENVPVSKLTELLSLPEELDVKPFLIDAKTDTKKVIREKVRHAKGAPERQKESRRPETQIEQPKKPKQATKVPHESAYINKVTAALNNLIPEFATELEEGDASISEILAIGSESHEIQRKLLVLSEIDVEIEVKHKIMIAKLTPDKKLKYIKGLVGVVVSTAKILGWEFNWKELETYYENNDYESMKADFEESQQKADEELKNRREQGNTGGGGNNFDWSSLFGRGVSSSKILGVPDNATKQEAKDRYRQLMKLLHPDHGGDAQLFDVVKKAYDGLTGKSAS
- a CDS encoding TOTE conflict system archaeo-eukaryotic primase domain-containing protein, whose translation is MENPTKQLVSKFNELYIQTRSKYLVQFQNGKYITLSYAPDNKVTKFNDSMINTHLKGDLTYGVFAGGHFSKFITFDVDCANEGLSRWIALKLVLVLETEYEISRKDIHVSYSGGKGYHVDLFFTEQIKVEELKAFHRSVLVSVGSLPEGQIEFRPSWSQGVKIPLGVHQKTDNRCWFVDNETLEPLVEDASYDYLLSVEPMPAETITDTDFGLTDEQITEFETIVASTDITVNAVDLSKALQNAGRIIETGRLTASGTRHKTTFTLACFGNTQGWEEDETVGVIMDIMLATPREYFSEGSTPEYWLKEAERLVKYVFDNDITLKSSDKALTIYKSEILAVLSCGTFRQKQLAYAMLVTSKRYGNIFYLTVNTAMKMIGTTSRETVQNAIKKLVESGFITYHRKGELDKARSFEIGQVRYKPNKYKLAFEKPAEGEKAVQVTSNQSIIEVALMLCDVKEVRKYVKQYEFDNRWKAYVTG